From Verrucomicrobia bacterium CG1_02_43_26, a single genomic window includes:
- a CDS encoding alcohol dehydrogenase yields the protein MKAMVFHKPGTPLTLEEIPTPKPLENEVLVRVRACGVCRTDLHIVDGDLPEPALPLVLGHQVVGEIIECGKNAKKFKRGDRIGIPWLGGTCHHCYYCDHDQENLCDKPVFTGYQKNGGYAEYTTANEDYCFLLDNDYSDIEVAPLLCAGLIGYRSYRMAGGGKRIGFYGFGAAAHIQAQLAVHEGKELYAFTRPGDTATQDFALTLGAAWAGGSDQAPPAELDSAILFAPVGELVPVALKALRKGGIVVCAGIHMSDIPSFPYEILWGERKLQSVANLTRQDGHEFLALAPQVPIRVESRVFPLEEANQAIDAIRKGKSHGSVVLTLNS from the coding sequence ATGAAGGCCATGGTATTTCATAAACCGGGCACCCCGCTCACACTGGAAGAGATCCCTACTCCAAAACCACTAGAAAATGAGGTGCTAGTAAGGGTTCGCGCATGCGGGGTCTGTCGCACAGATCTCCATATCGTAGATGGCGATCTCCCGGAGCCTGCGCTTCCGCTTGTTCTAGGTCATCAGGTGGTGGGGGAAATAATTGAGTGTGGTAAAAATGCTAAAAAATTCAAGCGGGGTGATCGTATCGGCATCCCTTGGCTAGGTGGTACTTGTCACCATTGCTATTACTGTGACCATGATCAGGAAAACTTATGCGATAAACCGGTCTTCACGGGCTATCAGAAAAATGGGGGATATGCCGAATACACAACGGCAAATGAGGATTATTGCTTCTTATTGGATAATGATTACTCCGATATCGAGGTCGCTCCTTTATTATGCGCGGGTCTAATCGGTTATCGCTCTTATCGCATGGCTGGAGGGGGTAAACGTATTGGTTTTTATGGCTTCGGTGCGGCAGCCCATATCCAGGCTCAACTAGCCGTACATGAGGGCAAGGAGCTCTACGCGTTCACGCGTCCGGGGGATACCGCAACCCAGGACTTTGCGTTAACATTGGGCGCAGCGTGGGCCGGTGGCTCCGATCAAGCTCCTCCGGCTGAGCTCGATTCCGCTATCTTATTCGCCCCGGTGGGTGAGCTCGTTCCGGTTGCCTTAAAAGCACTCCGTAAGGGGGGCATAGTGGTCTGTGCGGGTATCCATATGTCAGACATTCCTTCTTTTCCTTACGAAATCCTTTGGGGGGAGCGTAAACTTCAATCCGTCGCTAATCTCACTCGTCAGGATGGTCACGAATTTTTGGCCCTTGCTCCCCAGGTTCCTATCAGGGTTGAATCGCGCGTATTTCCGCTAGAGGAGGCAAATCAGGCTATCGATGCCATCCGTAAGGGCAAATCTCATGGAAGCGTGGTATTGACACTCAATTCTTAA
- a CDS encoding peptide chain release factor 2, translating to MSVPTFWDSQENAHQVINEANKLKAVVVPVIAFQNEVNDLDTLIELIEELPEEEAEGYLQEIQQTATNLIEKVDKIELESFLSGPLDKNNAIMSVHAGAGGTESCDWADMLLRMYLRWAERQGFQTEIQDIQAGEEAGISRATFRIIGPNAYGYCRAERGVHRLVRISPFDSNKRRHTSFSSVDVIAEIEDDIPMEIRDEDLRIDTYRASGAGGQHVNKTESAIRITHLPSGIVVTCQNERSQHKNKASAMKNLKSRLYEKNLDEKRAEMERYYGPKGEIGWGNQIRNYVFQPYQMVKDLRTGAESGNVQNVMDGDIQGFIEAWLRAGCPMTRNKDINVDL from the coding sequence ATGAGTGTCCCCACTTTCTGGGACAGCCAGGAAAATGCACATCAGGTGATCAACGAAGCCAATAAGCTAAAAGCTGTCGTCGTCCCCGTTATCGCTTTTCAAAACGAGGTAAATGACCTCGATACGCTTATCGAATTAATCGAAGAGCTCCCCGAAGAGGAAGCAGAGGGCTATCTTCAAGAAATCCAACAAACCGCTACAAATTTAATAGAAAAGGTTGATAAAATTGAACTCGAATCTTTCTTAAGTGGTCCTCTGGATAAAAATAATGCCATCATGAGTGTCCACGCGGGCGCAGGTGGTACGGAATCTTGTGACTGGGCAGACATGCTTTTAAGAATGTATCTTCGCTGGGCAGAACGCCAAGGCTTTCAAACCGAAATTCAAGACATCCAGGCAGGAGAAGAAGCTGGCATCAGTAGGGCCACTTTCCGCATCATCGGTCCAAACGCATACGGCTATTGTAGAGCAGAACGGGGTGTCCATCGTCTCGTTCGTATCAGTCCGTTTGATTCTAATAAACGTCGTCACACTTCTTTCTCTTCCGTAGACGTAATCGCCGAAATCGAAGATGACATTCCCATGGAAATCAGGGACGAAGATCTGCGTATAGACACCTATCGTGCTAGCGGCGCAGGCGGCCAACACGTTAACAAAACAGAATCCGCGATCCGCATCACTCACTTACCTTCCGGTATCGTGGTCACTTGCCAAAATGAGCGTTCCCAGCACAAAAACAAGGCTTCTGCCATGAAGAACCTTAAATCTAGATTGTACGAAAAGAATCTGGACGAAAAACGAGCCGAAATGGAGCGTTATTACGGCCCCAAGGGTGAAATCGGCTGGGGTAACCAGATCCGAAACTACGTCTTCCAACCTTACCAAATGGTCAAGGACTTGCGCACCGGCGCCGAATCAGGCAACGTCCAAAACGTCATGGACGGCGATATTCAAGGTTTTATAGAGGCCTGGCTCCGTGCCGGCTGCCCAATGACTCGAAATAAAGATATTAATGTTGATCTCTAA